A single region of the Ascaphus truei isolate aAscTru1 chromosome 6, aAscTru1.hap1, whole genome shotgun sequence genome encodes:
- the RPL13A gene encoding large ribosomal subunit protein uL13, which translates to MADAKSKKLLGDAGKVALPCYYKNVGMGHKSARQVLVIDGRGHLLGRLAAIVAKQVLLGRKVVIVRCEGINISGNFYRNKLKYLAFLRKRMNTNPSRGPYHFRAPSRIFWRTVRGMLPHKTKRGQAALERLKVFDGVPPPYDKRKRMVVPAALKIVRLKPTRKFAFLGRLAHEVGWKYQAVTATLEEKRKEKAKMHYEKKKLVMKLKRQAEKNVESKISKYTDVLKQYGILV; encoded by the exons AGTAAGAAGCTTCTGGGTGATGCTGGCAAGGTAGCACTTCCCTGTTACTACAAGAACGTTGGGATGGGACACAAGTCTGCAAGACAG GTTCTGGTCATTGATGGCAGAGGCCATCTCCTTGGTCGTCTTGCAGCCATTGTTGCTAAGCAGGTCTTGCTTG GCCGCAAAGTGGTTATTGTGAGATGTGAGGGCATCAACATTTCTGGCAACTTCTACCGCAACAAAC tgaaaTACCTTGCATTCCTGCGCAAACGTATGAACACCAACCCATCCCGGGGGCCTTACCACTTCAGGGCACCCAGTCGTATCTTCTGGAGGACTGTGCGGG GCATGCTGCCACACAAGACCAAGCGAGGACAAGCTGCTTTGGAGAGATTGAAGGTTTTTGACGGTGTTCCACCTCCCTATGACAAG AGGAAGCGCATGGTGGTTCCTGCTGCCCTGAAGATTGTGCGTCTGAAGCCAACACGTAAG TTTGCTTTCCTTGGCCGTCTTGCCCATGAAGTTGGCTGGAAATACCAAGCAGTGACAGCTACCCTGGAAGAGAAGAGGAAGGAAAAGGCTAAGATGCACTATGAGAAAAAGAAGCTGGTCATG AAATTGAAGAGGCAGGCAGAGAAAAACGTTGAAAGCAAAATCTCCAAGTACACAGATGTCCTGAAGCAGTACGGTATCCTTGTTTAA